One segment of Tachyglossus aculeatus isolate mTacAcu1 chromosome 16, mTacAcu1.pri, whole genome shotgun sequence DNA contains the following:
- the LOC119938621 gene encoding acrosin-like has protein sequence MEAAELLENVGEVGPNAGQFPSRLLRVCKRGRLHHEGHPAPHPHPRPHPPPGRDGVHAGPEELYQCGDCAEQPQWLPPAPGPRPRPPPAESLSPHAAHPRSPKPSIIRDPRPL, from the exons ATGGAGGCGGCAGAGCTGCTTGAAAATGTCG GCGAGGTAGGGCCCAACGCGGGACAGTTCCCCTCCCGCCTCCTCCGCGTCTGCAAGAGAGGGAGACTCCACCATgaaggccaccctgctcctcaccctcaccctcgccctcatcctcctcctggcaGGGATGGAGTCCACG CTGGCCCAGAAGAACTCTACCAATGTGGCGACTGCGCTGAGCAGCCCCAGTGGCTGcctcctgctcctggcccccggcctcgcccacctcctgcagaGTCTCTGAGCCCCCACGCCGCCCACCCCCGCTCCCCCAAGCCCAGCATCATCCGTGACCCCCGCCCGCTCTGA